Proteins encoded together in one Mannheimia haemolytica window:
- the holD gene encoding DNA polymerase III subunit psi — translation MNRRDLLLQEMGISQWVLTKPQVLKGDAQIRLNNAVKLVVVCEEDHQHSRLFADILRALKLKNSEYQWLTGEQSQRLVFEHSPIFWLIQAEEQAVKMAKNFTNQTAWKNESWQDLAKSTHKRQLWQQMDTFSAQFGEQRD, via the coding sequence ATGAATCGTCGTGATTTACTGTTACAGGAAATGGGCATTTCACAATGGGTGCTAACCAAGCCCCAAGTGCTAAAAGGCGATGCTCAAATCCGCCTAAACAATGCGGTAAAATTGGTGGTAGTGTGTGAGGAAGATCACCAACACAGCCGGCTCTTTGCTGATATTCTGCGTGCTTTAAAGTTAAAAAACAGCGAATATCAATGGCTGACTGGCGAACAATCACAACGTTTGGTGTTTGAGCATTCGCCGATCTTTTGGCTGATTCAAGCGGAAGAACAAGCGGTCAAAATGGCAAAAAATTTTACTAATCAGACCGCTTGGAAAAACGAGTCTTGGCAAGATTTAGCCAAATCTACGCACAAACGCCAACTTTGGCAACAAATGGATACTTTTTCGGCGCAATTTGGAGAACAGCGTGATTGA
- the typA gene encoding GTP-binding protein TypA/BipA homolog, protein MGESFYFHSIKKDIPMQNVDINKLRNIAIIAHVDHGKTTLVDKLLQQSGTFGDTRGDVDERVMDSNDLEKERGITILAKNTAINWNGYHINIVDTPGHADFGGEVERVLSMVDSVLLVVDAFDGPMPQTRFVTQKAFAHGLKPIVVINKVDRPGARPDWVVDQVFDLFVNLGATDEQLDFPIIYASALNGVAGLEHEELAEDMTPLYEAIVEHVQPPQVELEAPFQMQISQLDYNNYVGVIGIGRIKRGSVKPNQAVTIVDSEGKTRQGRIGQVLGHLGLQRFEATEAFAGDIVAITGLGELNISDTICDINAVEALPALSVDEPTVTMFFCVNTSPFCGQEGKFVTSRQILERLNKELVHNVALRVEETPNPDEFRVSGRGELHLSVLIENMRREGYELAVSRPKVIYREENGKKQEPFEQVTIDIEEQHQGSVMEALGIRKGEVRDMIPDGKGRTRLEYVIPSRGLIGFRNEFMTMTSGTGLLYSTFSHYDDVKPGEIGQRKNGVLISNATGKALAYALFGLQERGKLMIDHGVDVYEGQIIGIHSRSNDLTVNCLQGKKLTNMRASGKDDAIVLTTPVRFTLEQALEFIDDDELVEVTPQSVRIRKRLLTENDRKRASRTTTSTSTH, encoded by the coding sequence ATGGGCGAGAGTTTTTATTTTCACTCAATAAAAAAAGATATTCCAATGCAAAATGTAGATATTAATAAATTGCGTAACATTGCAATTATTGCTCACGTTGACCACGGTAAAACAACGCTGGTTGATAAACTTTTACAACAATCCGGCACCTTTGGCGACACCCGAGGCGACGTGGACGAGCGTGTGATGGACTCCAACGATTTGGAAAAAGAGCGTGGTATTACCATTCTTGCCAAAAACACAGCGATTAACTGGAACGGCTATCATATCAATATCGTAGATACTCCGGGACACGCTGATTTCGGTGGTGAAGTTGAGCGTGTACTTTCAATGGTAGATTCTGTGCTTTTAGTGGTTGATGCATTTGACGGCCCGATGCCACAAACCCGTTTCGTAACGCAAAAAGCGTTCGCTCACGGTTTAAAACCAATCGTAGTGATCAATAAAGTGGACCGTCCGGGTGCTCGCCCTGATTGGGTGGTTGATCAGGTGTTCGATCTCTTCGTAAATTTAGGTGCAACAGACGAGCAATTAGATTTCCCAATCATTTACGCTTCTGCGTTAAACGGTGTGGCCGGTTTAGAACACGAAGAGTTAGCGGAAGATATGACTCCACTTTACGAGGCGATTGTTGAACACGTTCAGCCGCCACAAGTGGAATTAGAGGCTCCGTTCCAAATGCAGATCTCGCAATTAGACTATAACAACTATGTAGGCGTTATCGGTATCGGTCGTATCAAACGTGGTTCGGTAAAACCTAACCAAGCGGTTACTATTGTCGATAGCGAAGGTAAAACCCGCCAAGGCCGTATCGGTCAGGTGTTAGGGCATTTAGGTTTACAACGTTTTGAGGCAACAGAGGCATTTGCCGGCGATATCGTGGCGATTACCGGTTTAGGCGAATTAAATATTTCAGATACGATTTGTGATATTAATGCGGTAGAAGCCTTACCTGCATTAAGCGTAGATGAGCCAACGGTAACGATGTTCTTCTGTGTAAACACCTCGCCATTCTGCGGTCAGGAAGGTAAATTTGTTACTTCTCGCCAAATTCTTGAGCGTTTAAACAAAGAGTTAGTTCACAACGTGGCACTTCGTGTAGAAGAAACACCAAACCCGGACGAATTCCGTGTTTCCGGTCGTGGAGAATTACACTTATCGGTATTAATCGAGAATATGCGTCGTGAGGGCTATGAGCTTGCGGTTTCTCGCCCGAAAGTAATCTACCGTGAAGAAAACGGCAAAAAACAAGAGCCGTTTGAACAAGTAACCATTGATATTGAAGAGCAACATCAAGGTTCAGTGATGGAAGCACTCGGTATTCGTAAAGGCGAAGTGCGTGATATGATCCCAGACGGCAAAGGACGTACCCGTTTAGAATATGTGATTCCAAGCCGTGGTTTAATCGGTTTCCGTAATGAATTTATGACAATGACGTCAGGAACCGGCTTACTCTATTCAACTTTCAGCCACTATGATGATGTTAAACCAGGTGAAATCGGTCAGCGTAAAAACGGGGTACTTATTTCAAATGCTACTGGTAAAGCCTTAGCTTATGCTTTATTCGGCTTACAAGAGCGTGGAAAATTAATGATCGACCACGGTGTTGATGTATATGAAGGGCAAATTATCGGGATTCACAGCCGTTCAAACGATTTAACTGTAAACTGCTTACAGGGTAAGAAATTAACTAATATGCGTGCATCAGGTAAAGACGATGCCATCGTTTTAACCACACCGGTGCGTTTCACTCTAGAACAAGCGTTAGAGTTTATTGACGATGACGAATTAGTGGAAGTAACACCACAATCGGTGCGTATTCGTAAACGTTTATTAACTGAAAACGACCGTAAACGTGCAAGCCGTACTACAACCAGTACCAGCACGCACTAA
- a CDS encoding Protein of uncharacterised function (DUF3144) — protein MINITDKQIDPTFYQRADGFINVANAHLKNIAPNQVSNAMLFGCARFNAYVAASKAEYKQQLVDSKDEVIQYFVEQYKEMLTANLEEYIQNFERYIEGKKAD, from the coding sequence ATGATTAACATTACCGATAAACAAATTGACCCAACTTTCTACCAGCGTGCTGATGGCTTTATTAACGTTGCCAACGCTCATTTAAAAAACATTGCCCCAAACCAAGTCAGCAATGCGATGTTGTTTGGCTGTGCCAGATTTAACGCCTATGTTGCTGCCAGCAAAGCGGAATATAAGCAACAGTTGGTCGATTCTAAAGATGAGGTCATTCAGTATTTTGTGGAGCAATACAAAGAAATGCTCACGGCGAATTTAGAAGAGTATATCCAAAATTTTGAGCGATATATTGAAGGGAAAAAGGCGGATTAA
- a CDS encoding Predicted enzyme with a TIM-barrel fold, with protein MSIAENLSQIHQQIQQISQQHQRDNVRLLAVSKTKPVEAIQEAIEGGQRAFGENYVQEAVEKIEFFANRADLEWHFIGPLQSNKTKLVATHFDWIQTVDRLKIAERLSEQRPKGKAPLNVLIQINISDEASKSGIEPSEMLSLAQAISQLPNLKLRGLMAIPKPESEPEQQKIALCKMQQLFHRLQAEFEGIDTLSMGMSDDMQAAIECGSTMVRIGTAIFGARDYG; from the coding sequence ATGTCGATTGCCGAGAATTTATCGCAAATCCATCAACAAATTCAGCAAATTTCCCAACAACACCAACGTGATAATGTGCGGCTACTTGCCGTTTCTAAAACCAAGCCGGTAGAAGCCATTCAAGAGGCGATAGAGGGCGGTCAGCGTGCGTTTGGCGAGAATTATGTGCAGGAAGCGGTCGAAAAAATCGAATTTTTTGCAAATCGTGCTGACTTGGAATGGCATTTTATCGGCCCACTGCAATCGAATAAAACCAAGCTGGTTGCCACTCATTTTGATTGGATTCAAACGGTGGATAGGCTCAAAATTGCCGAGCGTTTAAGCGAACAACGCCCGAAAGGAAAAGCACCTCTTAATGTATTGATTCAAATTAATATCAGCGATGAAGCCTCAAAATCAGGCATTGAGCCAAGCGAAATGTTATCTTTAGCCCAAGCGATTTCTCAATTACCTAATTTGAAATTACGTGGTTTAATGGCAATTCCAAAACCGGAAAGTGAGCCGGAGCAACAAAAAATCGCTCTTTGCAAAATGCAGCAACTTTTTCACCGCTTGCAAGCAGAATTTGAGGGCATTGACACTCTTTCAATGGGAATGTCTGACGATATGCAAGCCGCTATTGAATGTGGTTCTACGATGGTGAGAATCGGCACGGCGATTTTTGGGGCGAGGGATTATGGCTAA
- the rsmC gene encoding Ribosomal RNA small subunit methyltransferase C has protein sequence MLSLESEVLERHLALFENKSVLLFGDVRDDFARQLQSSAEKVAVFSSYFDYARHHSEVEFGLECNLKAELAVFYWTKNKQECQFQLLQWLSQCQAGQEMLIIGENRAGVRSVEKLLEPFGSIAKIDSARRCGLYHFELQSVPTFDYKKFWKSYRLQALDVFALPAVFSSAELDNGTKLLLSTFDKADRLKGKVLDLGCGAGVIGATLKQQFPKIKLTMSDIHAMALESGRRTLAENQLEGEVVASDVFSHINERFDLIVSNPPFHDGVDTAYRAVEELIFQAKNHLTKGGELRIVANAFLPYPDLLDKAFGKHDVLAKSTKFKVYSARA, from the coding sequence ATGCTCTCTTTAGAAAGCGAAGTGCTTGAACGCCACCTGGCGTTGTTTGAAAACAAGTCTGTGCTATTGTTTGGCGATGTGCGAGATGATTTCGCCCGCCAACTGCAATCTAGTGCGGAAAAGGTTGCGGTATTCAGTAGCTATTTTGACTACGCCCGCCACCATAGTGAGGTTGAATTTGGCTTAGAATGTAATTTAAAAGCCGAGTTAGCCGTGTTTTATTGGACGAAGAACAAGCAGGAATGCCAATTCCAACTGCTACAATGGCTGTCGCAATGCCAAGCGGGGCAAGAAATGTTGATTATCGGTGAAAATCGAGCAGGTGTGCGTTCGGTGGAAAAACTGCTCGAACCTTTCGGCAGTATCGCCAAAATCGATTCTGCCCGCCGTTGTGGTTTATACCATTTTGAATTACAAAGCGTGCCGACATTTGATTACAAAAAATTCTGGAAATCCTACCGCTTGCAAGCCTTAGATGTGTTCGCTCTGCCGGCAGTTTTTAGCTCGGCAGAGCTGGATAACGGCACAAAATTATTGCTTTCAACCTTTGACAAAGCAGACAGGCTAAAAGGCAAAGTGTTAGATTTAGGCTGTGGGGCTGGCGTGATTGGGGCAACGCTCAAACAACAATTTCCGAAAATCAAACTGACGATGAGCGATATTCACGCAATGGCGTTGGAATCCGGCAGACGTACTTTGGCGGAAAATCAGTTAGAGGGGGAAGTGGTAGCAAGTGATGTGTTCTCTCACATTAATGAACGGTTTGATTTAATTGTCTCCAACCCACCATTCCACGACGGGGTCGATACCGCCTACCGAGCGGTGGAGGAGTTGATTTTCCAAGCTAAAAATCACCTAACCAAAGGCGGTGAACTGCGGATTGTTGCAAACGCGTTCTTACCTTACCCTGATTTGCTCGATAAAGCCTTCGGCAAACACGACGTGCTGGCAAAATCCACCAAGTTTAAGGTGTATTCCGCAAGAGCATAA
- a CDS encoding 3-deoxy-D-manno-octulosonate 8-phosphate phosphatase KdsC, translated as MLDLTKIKLVITDVDGVLTDGGMYYTDQGEVMKRFHVHDGLGVKMLQSCGIKVAVLSGGDTALLRKRLEVLKIDLALLGKMEKRSACFELMQQAGVTPEQTAYIGDDTLDLPAFEVCGIAIATRNAHDYIKEKADWVLQKAGGEGAFREVSDQILEAQGFGEIFKTADGFLAIAQKMAQ; from the coding sequence ATGTTAGATCTGACCAAGATTAAATTAGTGATTACCGATGTGGACGGTGTACTAACCGATGGCGGAATGTACTACACCGACCAAGGCGAAGTGATGAAACGTTTCCACGTTCACGATGGTTTAGGCGTTAAGATGTTGCAAAGTTGTGGCATTAAAGTGGCTGTACTCTCGGGCGGCGATACGGCTTTGCTCCGCAAACGGTTAGAGGTGCTGAAAATCGATCTGGCTTTATTAGGCAAAATGGAAAAACGCTCCGCCTGCTTTGAGCTAATGCAACAAGCCGGTGTTACCCCTGAGCAAACGGCTTACATTGGTGATGATACCTTAGATTTACCGGCTTTTGAGGTGTGTGGCATTGCGATTGCAACCCGTAACGCCCACGATTACATCAAAGAAAAAGCAGATTGGGTATTGCAAAAAGCCGGTGGTGAGGGGGCATTTCGTGAAGTCTCCGACCAAATTTTGGAGGCTCAAGGCTTCGGTGAAATTTTTAAAACCGCAGATGGTTTTTTAGCCATTGCACAGAAAATGGCTCAGTAG
- the iga_1 gene encoding IgA-specific serine endopeptidase autotransporter precursor, translating into MFCPLLSGLTIFTICYVFPIVVIECLFCHQLVLEFAKFYFLDDKYMKPASFKLSLISAFVGLSLAQLSYSSTVRGDIDYQYFRDLAENKGKFYVGAKNVEIFNKQGDKIGIALENIPMIDFSVITRGGGYATLTKPQYIVSVEHNRGYRTVQFGDSGSENPDNHHFNYQLVSRNDYDPKGSKAIQGFTHNDYQTPRLHKLVTETAPAEQSQEKNYDLYRDASIFPMFIRAGSGTQYILAEKNAVKEKLADPYAYLIGGTTLKLTSNNANTFVFKGNVFDDSYSPLSSHPQQGDSGSGMFAWDNRLNRWVYIATLQSGNDDFTVSVVNHPEYGDLLEQEDTAGTISDSGKTLTWTALGNSSKITGATAELVVDLADTSLPDPTTGKPHKPSLHHGKTLKISGDGNTLNLANNINQGAGALYFSGNAVVTGANEMTTWLGAGISVDKNKNVEWQVHNPVGDRLSKIGEGTLTVSGKGKNLGSISVGDGTVILNQQAGENGEKSAFSEVGIVSGRPTVILNSADQVDPNSIYFGYRGGRLDLNGNSLTFNRIQNVDDGARIVNNNAGVAANISLVGQVFTDNDVRTINFGEGYNADLFRSQGAYFVLENNAWKFISWNHDDAKKYVVEKKNKALENQLYAYNGYFGESDSSRENGKLNIHFKPINAGGKLLLTGGTALDGILSAENDAEIILSGRPIPYARQVLDENKKTINKEIIKEGEWINRTFSATTFQAKDNGKIEVSRNVVEVNGNFNLSDNATAQVGFTQGKSQSCIRSDRTGIASCNLSVLSDKDLHSWQRTTVNSDIKLTQNARFELGSKADLIGTIESNGDSQINLQNGSSWVMTGNSNVNKLNVDNATITLDNNVGEPNTLNINSLSGSGVINFITYFAQTISDLINVEHASGAFKAKISQIGTPTNDQKIKLLEAKSENNFNFTLDDSDIVRGDFRYTLKKEGLAYYLSPEKTEEAKAREEAARKAAEEAEKARLAQEEAARKAAEEAEKARLAQEEAARKAAEEAEKARLAQEEAARKAAEEAEKARLAQEEAARKAAEEAEKARLVQEEAARKAVEEAEKARLAQEEAARKAAEEAEKARLAQEEAARKAAEEAEKARLAQEEAARKAAEEAEKARLAQEEAARKAAEEAEKARLAQEEAARKAAEEAEKARLAQEEAARKAAEEAEKARLAQEEAARKAAEEAGKARAVSLSSELAAQINAVLGVTSALDLLVRKDKDERANVWSKYEYQTTKYQSGNSAFKQDFSLVQVGAEKYLDDHNLVIGTILSQSRANNDFQNYYNGKGDLTMLSFYGKKTWENGIYVGVDGSIGRANNKLSHQSQTIKLARNVYSLGLTVGKTLEVASFNLQPSFGMRYHHLTAANAQLENTKFETDRVDLLAIQAGLALNKTFTFNELKVKPELGSYFVDASHGTLKTKLNEFSLNQNIGRYFKQEVGIRLHYKGVSSSMHAGFTKGNTLQEQKFISLKVGYEW; encoded by the coding sequence ATGTTTTGCCCGCTCTTAAGCGGGCTTACTATTTTCACTATTTGCTATGTATTTCCTATCGTTGTAATTGAATGCTTATTTTGTCATCAATTAGTGCTAGAATTCGCCAAATTCTATTTTTTGGATGATAAATATATGAAACCAGCCTCTTTTAAACTCTCTTTAATTTCTGCATTCGTAGGGCTGTCATTGGCACAGCTTAGTTACAGTTCTACTGTTCGTGGCGATATAGATTACCAATATTTCCGAGATCTTGCGGAAAATAAAGGAAAATTTTATGTCGGAGCGAAAAATGTTGAAATATTTAATAAGCAAGGTGACAAGATAGGTATTGCTTTAGAAAATATTCCCATGATTGACTTCTCTGTGATTACACGGGGGGGAGGTTATGCAACCCTGACTAAACCACAATATATTGTGAGTGTAGAGCACAACAGAGGCTATCGAACAGTGCAGTTTGGTGATTCTGGTAGTGAAAACCCAGATAATCACCATTTTAATTATCAATTGGTTTCACGCAATGATTATGACCCAAAAGGGAGTAAAGCCATTCAGGGATTTACGCATAATGACTATCAAACGCCTCGTTTGCATAAACTAGTAACAGAAACAGCACCAGCAGAGCAATCCCAAGAGAAAAATTATGATCTGTATCGTGATGCAAGTATTTTTCCAATGTTTATTCGTGCAGGTTCAGGTACACAATACATTTTAGCTGAAAAGAATGCTGTAAAGGAAAAACTTGCGGATCCGTATGCTTACCTAATTGGTGGAACCACATTAAAGTTAACGAGCAATAATGCTAATACCTTTGTTTTTAAAGGCAATGTATTTGATGATAGTTACAGCCCTCTTAGCTCTCATCCACAGCAAGGCGATAGTGGCTCAGGCATGTTTGCATGGGATAATCGTCTGAATCGTTGGGTATATATTGCTACATTACAATCAGGTAATGATGATTTTACCGTGTCAGTTGTAAACCATCCTGAATATGGTGATTTACTAGAGCAAGAAGATACGGCAGGTACTATAAGTGATAGTGGAAAGACTCTCACTTGGACTGCACTTGGAAATAGTAGCAAGATTACGGGGGCCACGGCTGAATTAGTAGTTGATTTAGCTGATACCTCATTGCCTGACCCAACAACAGGTAAGCCACATAAGCCATCTTTACACCATGGGAAAACGCTTAAAATTTCCGGAGATGGAAATACCCTTAATTTAGCTAATAATATTAATCAGGGAGCCGGAGCGCTATATTTTTCAGGTAATGCGGTTGTAACCGGTGCTAATGAAATGACAACGTGGCTTGGGGCTGGGATATCTGTAGATAAAAATAAGAATGTAGAATGGCAAGTTCATAATCCGGTGGGAGATAGATTATCTAAAATTGGAGAAGGAACGCTAACTGTTTCTGGTAAAGGCAAGAATTTAGGATCAATTAGTGTTGGAGATGGCACAGTGATTCTTAACCAACAAGCGGGCGAAAATGGTGAAAAATCTGCATTTAGTGAAGTTGGGATCGTTAGTGGACGACCAACTGTAATTCTAAATAGCGCTGATCAAGTAGATCCTAACAGTATTTATTTTGGTTATCGTGGCGGTCGTTTAGATTTAAACGGTAACAGCTTAACATTTAATCGGATCCAGAATGTCGATGATGGAGCGAGAATTGTTAATAATAATGCTGGTGTTGCTGCGAATATTTCTTTGGTAGGCCAAGTATTTACAGATAATGATGTTCGTACAATTAATTTTGGAGAAGGCTATAATGCTGATCTGTTTCGTAGCCAAGGCGCCTATTTTGTGCTTGAGAACAATGCGTGGAAGTTTATAAGTTGGAATCATGATGATGCTAAAAAGTATGTCGTTGAAAAGAAAAATAAAGCACTAGAAAATCAACTTTATGCTTACAATGGCTATTTTGGCGAATCTGACTCAAGCAGAGAGAACGGAAAGTTAAATATTCACTTCAAGCCTATTAATGCAGGAGGGAAGCTTCTTTTAACTGGGGGGACCGCATTAGATGGGATTTTGTCGGCAGAAAATGATGCTGAAATTATTTTATCCGGCCGCCCGATTCCATATGCACGCCAAGTTCTTGATGAAAATAAAAAAACAATTAATAAGGAAATTATAAAAGAAGGTGAATGGATTAATCGAACCTTTAGCGCAACAACCTTTCAAGCTAAGGATAATGGGAAAATTGAAGTTAGCCGTAATGTAGTTGAAGTAAACGGTAATTTTAATTTGAGTGACAATGCAACAGCACAAGTAGGTTTCACACAAGGGAAATCTCAATCGTGTATTCGTTCAGATCGTACTGGCATAGCAAGTTGTAATTTATCTGTGTTATCTGATAAGGATTTACATAGCTGGCAACGTACTACAGTCAATAGTGATATTAAATTAACTCAGAATGCACGTTTTGAATTAGGTAGTAAGGCTGATCTTATTGGGACAATTGAAAGCAATGGCGATAGCCAAATAAACTTGCAAAATGGTTCTAGCTGGGTAATGACAGGAAACAGCAATGTCAATAAATTGAATGTAGATAATGCGACAATCACCTTAGACAATAATGTGGGTGAGCCAAATACTTTAAATATTAATAGTCTTAGCGGAAGTGGGGTTATTAACTTTATCACTTACTTTGCTCAAACAATAAGTGATTTGATAAATGTAGAGCATGCAAGCGGTGCTTTTAAGGCAAAAATTTCCCAAATTGGCACACCCACTAATGATCAGAAAATCAAATTATTAGAAGCAAAATCAGAGAATAACTTTAATTTTACTTTAGATGACTCTGATATTGTGAGGGGAGATTTTCGTTATACATTAAAAAAAGAGGGGCTAGCTTACTATTTAAGCCCAGAAAAAACAGAAGAGGCTAAAGCAAGAGAAGAAGCCGCACGTAAAGCCGCAGAAGAGGCAGAAAAAGCCCGTCTTGCGCAAGAAGAAGCAGCACGTAAAGCAGCAGAAGAGGCGGAAAAAGCTCGTTTGGCGCAAGAAGAAGCAGCACGTAAAGCCGCAGAAGAGGCAGAAAAAGCACGCCTTGCGCAAGAAGAAGCAGCACGTAAAGCTGCAGAAGAGGCAGAAAAAGCTCGTCTGGCGCAAGAAGAAGCTGCACGTAAAGCCGCAGAAGAGGCAGAAAAAGCTCGTCTGGTGCAAGAAGAAGCCGCTCGTAAAGCAGTAGAAGAGGCGGAAAAAGCTCGTTTGGCGCAAGAAGAAGCAGCACGTAAAGCCGCAGAAGAGGCAGAAAAAGCACGCCTTGCGCAAGAAGAAGCAGCACGTAAAGCTGCAGAAGAGGCAGAAAAAGCTCGTCTGGCGCAAGAAGAAGCTGCACGTAAAGCCGCAGAAGAGGCAGAAAAAGCCCGTCTTGCGCAGGAAGAAGCTGCACGCAAAGCCGCAGAAGAGGCAGAAAAAGCTCGTCTGGCGCAAGAAGAAGCCGCTCGTAAAGCTGCAGAAGAGGCAGAAAAAGCCCGTCTTGCGCAAGAAGAAGCTGCACGCAAAGCTGCAGAAGAGGCAGAAAAAGCGCGCCTTGCGCAAGAAGAAGCTGCACGTAAAGCTGCAGAAGAAGCGGGAAAAGCTAGAGCTGTATCTCTTAGTTCAGAACTTGCTGCACAAATTAATGCTGTTTTAGGTGTGACTTCTGCATTAGATCTTTTAGTTCGTAAAGATAAAGATGAGCGAGCTAATGTTTGGTCGAAATATGAGTATCAAACAACAAAATATCAGTCTGGAAACAGTGCTTTCAAACAAGATTTCAGCTTGGTACAAGTTGGAGCAGAGAAATATTTGGATGATCATAACCTAGTTATTGGTACTATCTTATCTCAATCCAGAGCGAATAATGATTTTCAGAACTACTATAATGGTAAAGGGGATTTAACTATGCTCTCTTTTTATGGTAAGAAAACATGGGAAAATGGCATTTATGTAGGGGTTGATGGTAGCATTGGGCGTGCGAATAACAAATTAAGCCATCAAAGCCAGACGATAAAACTAGCCAGAAATGTATATTCTTTAGGATTAACGGTAGGTAAAACGTTGGAAGTTGCAAGTTTTAACCTACAACCGTCATTTGGTATGCGCTATCACCATTTAACAGCTGCAAATGCTCAATTAGAGAACACAAAATTTGAGACTGATAGGGTAGATCTTTTGGCTATTCAAGCTGGTTTAGCATTAAATAAAACTTTTACCTTTAATGAATTAAAGGTAAAACCTGAATTAGGGAGCTATTTTGTTGATGCAAGCCACGGAACACTTAAAACTAAGTTAAATGAATTTTCCTTAAATCAAAATATAGGTCGTTATTTTAAGCAAGAAGTAGGGATTAGACTCCATTATAAAGGGGTATCAAGTTCGATGCATGCTGGCTTTACAAAAGGAAATACATTGCAAGAACAAAAATTCATTTCACTCAAAGTTGGATATGAGTGGTAA
- the rpoH gene encoding Heat shock regulatory protein F33.4 — MKKFNENEIEDAEIVDAEPIDVDEIDEEETSVEAMHPALVSGSMPVPQGNLDSYIRMANQYPILTAEQEKELAERYYYDEDVEAAKQLILSHMRFVIHIARGYLGYGLPLADLIQEGNIGLMKAVKRFDPNVGVRLVSFAVHWVKAEIHEYVLKNWRIVKVATTKAQRKLFFNLRKNKNRLAWFNEEEIKKVADDLGVSVEEVREMESRMTGQDLGFDLPAGDDDEDSYAPSMYIEDSSSNFADDLEDEQHNGQATAQLAYALATLDERSQDIIKTRWLDDNKATLQDLADKYNISAERVRQLENAALKKIKEAISLDD; from the coding sequence ATGAAAAAATTTAACGAAAACGAGATTGAAGATGCTGAAATTGTTGATGCCGAACCGATTGATGTTGATGAGATAGATGAAGAAGAAACATCGGTAGAGGCAATGCACCCGGCTTTGGTTTCCGGCTCAATGCCTGTGCCGCAGGGCAATTTGGATAGCTATATCCGAATGGCAAATCAGTATCCGATTCTCACCGCCGAGCAGGAAAAAGAACTGGCGGAGCGTTATTATTATGATGAAGATGTTGAGGCAGCAAAACAGCTGATCCTTTCCCATATGCGGTTTGTGATCCACATTGCTCGTGGCTATTTGGGCTATGGTTTACCGCTGGCGGATCTGATTCAAGAGGGTAATATCGGCTTGATGAAAGCGGTAAAACGGTTTGATCCTAATGTGGGCGTGCGTTTAGTTTCTTTTGCGGTGCATTGGGTGAAAGCGGAAATTCACGAATATGTGCTGAAAAACTGGCGAATTGTGAAAGTAGCGACTACCAAAGCTCAACGTAAATTATTCTTTAATTTACGCAAAAATAAAAACCGCTTGGCGTGGTTTAATGAAGAAGAGATCAAAAAAGTTGCCGATGATTTAGGTGTGTCAGTGGAAGAAGTGCGAGAAATGGAATCTCGAATGACCGGGCAAGATTTAGGTTTTGACTTACCTGCCGGTGACGACGATGAAGACAGCTACGCTCCTTCTATGTATATTGAAGATAGCAGCTCCAATTTCGCCGATGACTTGGAAGACGAACAACATAATGGGCAGGCAACCGCTCAACTTGCCTATGCGTTAGCCACCCTTGATGAGCGTAGCCAAGATATCATCAAAACCCGTTGGTTAGATGACAATAAAGCCACACTGCAAGATTTAGCTGATAAATATAACATCTCGGCAGAGCGGGTAAGACAGCTTGAAAATGCTGCATTGAAGAAAATCAAGGAAGCGATTTCATTAGATGACTAG
- a CDS encoding ribosomal-protein-alanine N-acetyltransferase, whose amino-acid sequence MIEQIQAEDFEQLFEIEQQAHLVPWSKGTLLNNQGEKYLNLKVVEQNKIVAFAISHIVLDEATLFNIAVAPDFQGKGIGKRLLSELILQLQQRKLTTLWLEVRESNHSARKLYDSLGFNEVTIRKNYYPTPTGSKENAVVMALYL is encoded by the coding sequence GTGATTGAGCAAATTCAAGCGGAAGATTTTGAGCAGTTATTTGAAATTGAGCAACAAGCCCATTTGGTGCCGTGGTCAAAGGGGACGTTATTAAATAATCAGGGTGAAAAATACCTGAATTTAAAAGTGGTAGAGCAAAACAAAATTGTGGCTTTTGCCATTAGTCATATCGTGCTAGATGAAGCAACCTTATTTAACATTGCAGTTGCTCCTGATTTTCAAGGCAAAGGCATTGGCAAGCGGTTACTTTCCGAATTAATTTTGCAACTGCAACAACGGAAACTCACCACCCTGTGGTTGGAAGTGCGGGAATCCAACCATTCTGCCAGAAAACTCTACGATTCACTCGGTTTTAATGAAGTTACCATCCGCAAAAACTATTACCCCACCCCAACCGGTAGCAAAGAAAATGCGGTGGTAATGGCGTTATATTTGTAG